One genomic segment of Occultella kanbiaonis includes these proteins:
- a CDS encoding MFS transporter has product MTPLEQDQRSRATMMLVLATIGFGVNFWAWSLISPLGGDYGERLDLTGFQQSALVATPVLVGSLGRIPIGALTDRYGAKLMFPLVSVLTIVPVLFIAFVADSFPMMLLGGFFLGLGGTSFAIGVPFVSSWYQVSKRGAALGIFGMGTAGTAVSAFTTVPLADSFGRQAPFVLVSVILAAYALVSFLMLRESPDRPKPAGSFVANTASTMKLGVTWQLAALYALGFGGFVAFSVYLPTYLVNAYGLTGTDASFRTAVFVILAVVARPIGGALSDRIGAIKVLLVSFAATGVFAAIDAIGLPLVPIPTAAFLGMAATLGAASGATFALVGQVAPPNKVGSVTGVVGAAGGLGGFVPPLVMGATYDALGSYTVGYVLLALVAFGMAAFTWGPVRKAALRRAETAAAAADPAAPTGGNPS; this is encoded by the coding sequence ATGACGCCCCTCGAACAGGACCAGCGGTCAAGGGCGACCATGATGCTGGTCCTGGCCACCATCGGGTTCGGCGTCAACTTCTGGGCGTGGTCCCTGATCTCGCCGCTCGGGGGTGACTACGGCGAGCGCCTCGACCTCACCGGCTTCCAGCAGTCGGCGCTGGTGGCGACGCCCGTGCTCGTCGGATCGCTCGGGCGGATCCCGATCGGAGCGCTGACCGACCGGTACGGCGCGAAGCTCATGTTCCCGCTCGTGAGCGTGCTGACCATCGTCCCGGTGCTGTTCATCGCCTTCGTGGCGGACTCGTTCCCGATGATGCTGCTCGGCGGGTTCTTCCTCGGCCTCGGTGGCACCTCGTTCGCGATCGGCGTGCCGTTCGTATCCTCCTGGTACCAGGTCAGCAAGCGCGGCGCCGCGCTCGGGATCTTCGGGATGGGCACCGCCGGCACCGCGGTCTCGGCGTTCACCACCGTGCCGCTCGCCGACTCCTTCGGCAGGCAGGCGCCGTTCGTGCTGGTCAGCGTGATCCTGGCCGCGTACGCCCTGGTCAGCTTCCTGATGCTCCGGGAGTCCCCGGACCGCCCGAAACCGGCGGGCTCGTTCGTCGCCAACACCGCGTCGACGATGAAGCTCGGGGTCACCTGGCAACTGGCCGCGCTGTACGCACTCGGTTTCGGTGGGTTCGTCGCGTTCAGCGTGTACCTGCCCACCTACCTGGTGAACGCCTACGGCCTCACCGGGACCGATGCCTCGTTCCGGACGGCCGTGTTCGTCATCCTGGCGGTGGTCGCCCGGCCGATCGGCGGCGCACTCTCGGACCGGATCGGCGCGATCAAGGTGCTCCTCGTGAGCTTCGCGGCCACCGGGGTGTTCGCGGCCATCGATGCGATCGGCCTGCCGCTCGTGCCGATCCCGACCGCCGCGTTCCTGGGCATGGCCGCCACCCTCGGCGCCGCGTCCGGCGCCACGTTCGCACTCGTCGGGCAGGTCGCGCCGCCGAACAAGGTCGGGTCCGTCACCGGGGTGGTCGGTGCCGCCGGCGGCCTCGGTGGATTCGTGCCGCCACTCGTCATGGGCGCCACCTATGACGCGCTCGGCAGCTACACGGTCGGGTACGTCCTGCTCGCGCTCGTCGCCTTCGGCATGGCCGCCTTCACGTGGGGTCCGGTCCGTAAGGCCGCTCTGCGCCGCGCCGAAACCGCGGCCGCCGCCGCAGACCCAGCTGCACCCACCGGAGGGAACCCGTCATGA
- a CDS encoding nitrate reductase subunit alpha — MTTQQTPPPGLDTGIVEGLLKARRFFKPKEVSADLRTLHRAGGRDADTFYRDRWAHDKVVRSTHGVNCTGSCSWKVYVKDGIITWEAQQTDYPSAGPDRPDYEPRGCPRGAAFSWYTYSPTRVRYPYVRGVLLEMYREAKARLGDPVLAWRDITGDPERSRRYKSARGKGGLVRAGWGEAVEMIAAAHVATIADHGPDRIAGFSPIPAMSMVSHGVGSRFYSLIGGAMLSFYDWYADLPVASPQVFGDQTDVPESGDWWDAGYLIMWGSNVPVTRTPDAHWMVEARYRGQKVIAVAPDYADNVKFADEWLAPVPGTDGALAMAMGHVVLKEFFVDRRTPYFVDYARSYTDLPFLIRLEPDGEGYVPGKFLTAADLPPSTPGRGEHDEFKTVVLDESTGAPVVPNGSLGFRFGEAGAGRWNLDLEGVTPALSVADAASAAAGPGAVPDAVPVTLPRFDTPDGAAAEIVRGVPVRRVGAHLVTTVFDLLLAQYGVGRDGLPGRWPTGYDDASSPCTPAWQEAITGVPAKKAAKIGREFAANAEESQGRSMILMGAGTNHWFHSDAIYRAFLTLTTITGSQGRNGGGWAHYVGQEKVRPLTGFTQYANALDWSRPPRHMIQTAYWFLHTDQFRYDAFTADELSGRPGGRWAGMTTADILAQSARLGWSPSYPTFDRSSLQVVDDAEAAGQDVGTYVPAQLKSGELRFAAEDPDAPENFPRVLGIWRSNLLGSSAKGDEYFLRHLLGTDHSVNATETPPDKRPRDVVWRDEAPAGKLDLLFTLDFRMTSTTIFSDIVLPAATWYEKYDLSSTDMHPYVNSFNPAIAPPWQARTDFEAFHNIAAEFSEQARTHLGTRKDLVAVPLTHDTPDALATPSGIVKDWKFGECEPIPGRTMPKLVVVERDYTAIADKMRSAGPLLAELGATTKGITFDLAHEVDLLRDLNGPARGGVAEGRPALEQDRQVCEFILSLSGTTNGHLATAGFHTLEQRTGQPMADLAAEHEGRRIRFADTQAAPTPVITSPEWSGSESGGRRYSAFTINVERLKPWHTLSGRQSFYLDHDWMTEIGENMPIYRPPLNMAVLFGETAVGERADGTAGTTIAVRYLTPHNKWSIHSEYQDNLLMLSLSRGGPAVWMSNLDAAKIGVSDNDWIECVNRNGVVVARAIVSHRMPEGTVYMHHAQDRLIDVPLSEKSGKRGGIHNSLTRIMMKPTHLVGGYAQLSYAFNYIGPTGNQRDEVTLIRRRSQEVQY; from the coding sequence ATGACCACGCAGCAGACGCCACCACCCGGGCTGGACACCGGGATCGTGGAGGGCCTGCTCAAGGCCCGGCGGTTCTTCAAGCCCAAGGAGGTCTCGGCGGACCTGCGCACGCTGCACCGGGCCGGCGGGCGGGACGCGGACACGTTCTATCGGGACCGCTGGGCGCACGACAAGGTGGTCCGGTCCACCCACGGGGTCAACTGCACCGGTTCCTGCTCCTGGAAGGTGTACGTCAAGGACGGCATCATCACCTGGGAGGCGCAGCAGACCGACTATCCCAGCGCCGGCCCGGACCGCCCCGACTACGAGCCGCGGGGCTGCCCGCGCGGCGCCGCGTTCTCCTGGTACACCTACTCCCCCACCCGGGTCCGCTACCCGTACGTGCGCGGCGTCCTGCTCGAGATGTACCGGGAGGCGAAGGCCCGCCTCGGTGACCCGGTACTCGCCTGGCGGGACATCACCGGCGACCCGGAGCGGTCCAGACGGTACAAGTCCGCCCGCGGCAAGGGTGGCCTGGTCCGCGCCGGCTGGGGCGAGGCGGTCGAGATGATCGCCGCCGCGCACGTGGCGACGATCGCCGACCACGGGCCGGACCGGATCGCCGGGTTCTCCCCGATCCCGGCGATGTCGATGGTCTCCCACGGCGTCGGGTCCCGGTTCTACTCCCTCATCGGCGGCGCGATGCTGTCCTTCTACGACTGGTACGCCGACCTCCCGGTCGCCTCGCCGCAGGTGTTCGGGGACCAGACGGACGTACCCGAGTCCGGCGACTGGTGGGACGCCGGCTACCTGATCATGTGGGGCTCGAACGTCCCGGTGACCCGCACCCCGGACGCGCACTGGATGGTCGAGGCCCGCTACCGGGGCCAGAAGGTCATCGCGGTCGCCCCGGACTACGCGGACAACGTCAAGTTCGCCGACGAGTGGCTCGCCCCGGTGCCGGGCACGGACGGCGCCCTGGCGATGGCGATGGGTCATGTGGTGCTCAAGGAGTTCTTCGTCGACCGCCGCACGCCGTACTTCGTCGACTACGCACGCTCGTACACCGACCTCCCGTTCCTGATCCGGCTCGAGCCCGACGGCGAGGGCTATGTTCCGGGGAAGTTCCTCACCGCCGCGGACCTGCCGCCGAGCACCCCCGGCCGGGGCGAGCACGACGAGTTCAAGACCGTGGTCCTCGACGAGTCCACCGGCGCCCCGGTCGTCCCGAACGGGTCCCTCGGTTTCCGGTTCGGGGAGGCGGGCGCCGGTAGGTGGAACCTGGACCTCGAAGGGGTCACCCCCGCGCTGAGCGTCGCCGATGCCGCGTCGGCGGCAGCCGGGCCGGGCGCGGTCCCGGACGCCGTGCCGGTCACGCTGCCCCGCTTCGACACCCCCGACGGCGCCGCCGCCGAGATCGTGCGCGGGGTTCCGGTACGCCGGGTCGGCGCGCACCTGGTCACCACGGTCTTCGACCTGCTGCTCGCCCAGTACGGCGTGGGCCGCGACGGCCTGCCCGGCCGGTGGCCCACCGGCTACGACGACGCCTCCTCGCCCTGCACCCCCGCGTGGCAGGAGGCCATCACCGGCGTGCCCGCGAAGAAGGCCGCGAAGATCGGCCGGGAGTTCGCCGCGAACGCGGAGGAGTCGCAGGGCCGCTCGATGATCCTGATGGGCGCCGGGACGAACCACTGGTTCCACTCCGACGCCATCTACCGGGCCTTCCTCACCCTCACCACGATCACCGGGTCGCAGGGCCGCAACGGCGGCGGCTGGGCACACTACGTCGGCCAGGAGAAGGTGCGTCCACTGACCGGGTTCACCCAGTACGCGAACGCCCTCGACTGGTCCCGCCCGCCGCGGCACATGATCCAGACGGCGTACTGGTTCCTGCACACCGACCAGTTCCGCTACGACGCCTTCACCGCCGACGAGCTGTCCGGCCGCCCGGGTGGCCGCTGGGCCGGCATGACGACGGCGGACATCCTCGCCCAGTCCGCCCGGCTCGGCTGGTCCCCGTCCTACCCCACCTTCGACCGCAGTTCGCTGCAGGTCGTCGACGACGCCGAGGCCGCCGGACAGGACGTCGGCACGTACGTCCCGGCCCAGCTCAAGAGCGGGGAGCTGCGGTTCGCCGCGGAGGACCCGGACGCGCCCGAGAACTTCCCCAGGGTGCTCGGCATCTGGCGCTCGAACCTGCTCGGCAGCTCCGCCAAGGGCGACGAGTACTTCCTGCGGCACCTGCTCGGCACCGACCACTCCGTCAACGCCACCGAGACGCCACCGGACAAACGCCCACGGGACGTCGTCTGGCGGGACGAGGCACCAGCCGGCAAGCTCGACCTGCTGTTCACGCTCGACTTCCGGATGACCTCCACCACGATCTTCTCCGACATCGTGCTGCCGGCGGCCACCTGGTACGAGAAGTACGACCTGTCCAGCACGGACATGCACCCGTACGTGAACTCGTTCAACCCCGCGATCGCCCCGCCGTGGCAGGCCCGCACCGACTTCGAGGCGTTCCACAACATCGCCGCGGAGTTCTCCGAGCAGGCGCGCACACACCTCGGCACCCGCAAGGACCTGGTCGCCGTGCCACTCACGCACGACACCCCGGATGCGCTCGCGACGCCGTCGGGCATCGTCAAGGACTGGAAGTTCGGCGAGTGCGAGCCGATCCCGGGCAGGACGATGCCGAAGCTCGTCGTCGTCGAACGGGACTACACGGCGATCGCGGACAAGATGCGCTCGGCCGGCCCGCTCCTGGCCGAGCTCGGGGCAACCACGAAGGGCATCACGTTCGACCTGGCCCACGAGGTGGACCTCCTGCGCGACCTGAACGGGCCGGCGCGCGGCGGCGTGGCCGAGGGCCGGCCGGCGCTGGAGCAGGACCGCCAGGTCTGCGAGTTCATCCTGTCCCTGTCCGGGACCACGAACGGGCACCTGGCCACCGCCGGCTTCCACACGCTGGAGCAGCGCACCGGCCAACCGATGGCCGACCTGGCCGCGGAGCACGAGGGCAGGCGGATCCGGTTCGCGGACACCCAGGCCGCCCCCACCCCGGTGATCACCTCGCCGGAGTGGTCCGGCTCGGAGAGCGGCGGGCGCCGGTACTCGGCCTTCACGATCAACGTCGAGCGGCTCAAGCCCTGGCACACGCTCAGCGGCCGGCAGTCGTTCTACCTCGACCACGACTGGATGACCGAGATCGGGGAGAACATGCCGATCTACCGGCCGCCCCTGAACATGGCAGTGCTGTTCGGGGAGACCGCCGTGGGCGAGCGCGCCGACGGTACCGCGGGCACCACGATCGCGGTCCGGTACCTCACCCCGCACAACAAGTGGTCGATCCACTCCGAGTATCAGGACAACCTGCTCATGCTGAGCCTGTCCCGCGGCGGCCCGGCGGTCTGGATGTCCAACCTCGACGCCGCCAAGATCGGCGTCTCGGACAACGACTGGATCGAATGCGTGAACCGCAACGGGGTGGTCGTGGCCCGGGCGATCGTCTCCCACCGGATGCCCGAGGGCACGGTGTACATGCACCACGCGCAGGACCGGCTCATCGACGTGCCCCTGTCGGAGAAGTCCGGCAAGCGGGGCGGCATCCACAACTCCCTCACCCGGATCATGATGAAACCCACGCACCTGGTGGGCGGATACGCGCAGCTGTCCTACGCGTTCAACTACATCGGCCCCACCGGCAACCAGCGCGACGAGGTCACGCTGATCCGCCGTCGTTCCCAGGAGGTGCAGTACTGA
- the narH gene encoding nitrate reductase subunit beta encodes MRVMAQMAMVMNLDKCIGCHTCSVTCKQAWTNRSGTEYVWFNNVETRPGQGYPRTYQDQDTWQGGWTLTKRGRLKLKAGGRLKNLATIFASPKMPSMSDYYEPWTYDYESLTTAPAQQHTPVARPKSLLSGKDMNISWSANWDDNLAGSTEIVPGDPVLAKVSDKVKLEFEQTFMFYLPRICEHCLNPACAASCPSGAIYKREEDGIVLVDQDACRGWRKCVTGCPYKKVYFNHRTGKAEKCTFCFPRIEVGLPTVCAETCVGRLRYIGLVLYDADRVLAAASVQDEKDLLRAQRDCFLDPHDPAVVDAAEAAGIAHDWVLAAQRSPIWSLINDYEVALPLHPEYRTMPMVWYIPPLSPVVDVVAETGEDAEDPGNLFAAIDTLRIPVAYLAELFTAGDPVPVTNVLRRLAAMRSYMREINMGREPEESIATAVGMTGADIRGMYRLLALAKYDERYVIPPTHAEQAHGLEEIATECSLDYDGGPGMGGSGPFGEGSGSQTPLAVENFAALKTRQRSDFGTDPADKAARVNLLNWDGNGSPSGLFPERRSTDDPADGENRS; translated from the coding sequence ATGCGCGTCATGGCACAGATGGCGATGGTGATGAACCTGGACAAGTGCATCGGCTGCCACACCTGTTCGGTCACCTGCAAGCAGGCATGGACGAACCGGTCCGGCACCGAGTACGTCTGGTTCAACAACGTGGAGACCCGCCCGGGTCAGGGCTACCCTCGCACCTACCAGGACCAGGACACCTGGCAGGGCGGCTGGACCCTCACCAAGCGCGGCCGGCTCAAGCTCAAGGCCGGTGGCCGCCTGAAGAACCTCGCGACGATCTTCGCCAGCCCGAAGATGCCCTCGATGAGCGACTACTACGAGCCGTGGACCTACGACTACGAGTCCCTCACCACCGCCCCCGCCCAGCAGCACACCCCGGTCGCCCGCCCGAAGTCGCTGCTGTCCGGCAAGGACATGAACATCAGCTGGAGCGCGAACTGGGACGACAACCTGGCCGGCTCCACCGAGATCGTGCCCGGTGACCCGGTGCTGGCGAAGGTCTCGGACAAGGTCAAGCTCGAGTTCGAGCAGACCTTCATGTTCTACCTGCCACGCATCTGCGAACACTGCCTGAACCCCGCGTGCGCCGCCTCCTGCCCCTCCGGTGCGATCTACAAGCGCGAGGAGGACGGCATCGTCCTGGTGGACCAGGACGCCTGCCGGGGCTGGCGCAAGTGCGTCACCGGATGCCCGTACAAGAAGGTCTACTTCAACCACCGCACCGGCAAGGCGGAGAAGTGCACGTTCTGCTTCCCGCGCATCGAGGTCGGCCTGCCGACGGTGTGCGCGGAGACCTGCGTGGGCCGGCTGCGCTACATCGGCCTGGTCCTCTACGACGCCGACCGGGTCCTCGCCGCGGCCTCGGTCCAGGACGAGAAGGACCTCCTGCGGGCTCAGCGGGACTGCTTCCTCGACCCCCACGACCCCGCGGTGGTCGACGCCGCCGAGGCGGCCGGGATCGCCCACGACTGGGTGCTCGCCGCCCAGCGCTCCCCCATCTGGTCGCTCATCAACGACTACGAGGTGGCACTGCCGCTGCACCCCGAGTACCGGACCATGCCGATGGTCTGGTACATCCCGCCGCTGTCACCGGTGGTCGACGTGGTCGCCGAGACCGGCGAGGACGCCGAGGACCCGGGCAACCTGTTCGCCGCGATCGACACGCTGCGGATCCCGGTCGCCTACCTCGCCGAGCTGTTCACCGCCGGGGACCCCGTTCCCGTCACGAACGTGCTCCGCCGCCTGGCCGCGATGCGCTCGTACATGCGCGAGATCAACATGGGCCGCGAGCCCGAGGAGTCCATCGCCACCGCCGTCGGCATGACCGGCGCCGACATCCGCGGCATGTACCGGCTGCTCGCGCTGGCCAAGTACGACGAGCGGTACGTCATCCCGCCCACGCACGCCGAGCAGGCGCACGGCCTGGAGGAGATCGCCACGGAATGCTCGTTGGATTACGACGGCGGACCGGGCATGGGTGGTTCCGGCCCGTTCGGCGAGGGGTCGGGTTCGCAGACGCCGCTCGCGGTGGAGAACTTCGCCGCCCTGAAGACGCGGCAGCGCTCCGACTTCGGCACCGACCCCGCGGACAAGGCCGCCCGGGTGAACCTGCTCAACTGGGACGGCAACGGCAGCCCGTCGGGACTCTTCCCGGAGCGTCGGAGCACCGACGACCCGGCCGACGGCGAGAACCGGTCATGA
- the narJ gene encoding nitrate reductase molybdenum cofactor assembly chaperone, producing MKQLLTLRRDRPRAGEGTDALIYRIAAFLLEYPDANLADRLPALATAVGTLPEPARRDLGRLVDHLAAGDDQAIGAEYVRTFDLDRRRALYLTYYAFGDTRKRGMAMLDFKSAYRQSGLELSDDELPDHLCVVLEFAATTDLAWGRELLLKHRAGLEVLRVALREAGSPYAGALTAVCATLPPLAGEEEKAIATLIAAGPPEEEVGLEPFAPPSYMGESR from the coding sequence ATGAAGCAGCTGCTCACGCTCCGCCGGGACCGGCCCCGCGCCGGTGAGGGCACCGACGCCCTCATCTACCGCATCGCCGCCTTCCTGCTCGAGTACCCCGACGCGAACCTGGCCGACCGGCTCCCGGCCCTCGCCACCGCCGTCGGGACCTTGCCCGAGCCGGCCCGCCGCGACCTCGGCCGCCTCGTCGACCACCTGGCCGCGGGCGACGACCAGGCGATCGGCGCCGAGTACGTGCGCACGTTCGACCTGGACCGCCGCCGGGCCCTGTACCTGACCTACTACGCGTTCGGGGACACCCGCAAGCGCGGCATGGCGATGCTCGACTTCAAGTCCGCCTACCGGCAGAGCGGGCTCGAGCTCTCCGACGACGAGCTGCCCGACCACCTGTGCGTGGTGCTCGAGTTCGCCGCCACCACCGATCTGGCCTGGGGCCGTGAGCTGCTGCTCAAGCACCGTGCCGGGCTCGAGGTGCTCCGGGTCGCCCTGCGGGAGGCCGGCTCCCCGTACGCGGGCGCGCTCACGGCCGTCTGTGCCACCCTCCCACCGCTGGCCGGCGAGGAGGAGAAGGCCATCGCCACCCTCATCGCGGCCGGACCGCCCGAGGAGGAGGTCGGTCTGGAACCGTTCGCTCCACCGTCCTACATGGGAGAGAGTCGATGA